From Salmo salar chromosome ssa09, Ssal_v3.1, whole genome shotgun sequence:
ttttgttacattacaataaCGCTAAGCACACAACCTCACCTCGACGTCACGCGTCCGAATCCGTATCACCAACCAACATAGATACAGGCTCTTATACAGTGAAAAGTCGTGGATGCATTGGCACCGTCATTTTGAGTAATTAAGTGATTTGTTTTCTGTTAAAAGTCAAAATGATAGCATAACCTGTTTCCAGTTGATGACAACAGCCACGCAAATAAGACAACAGGTTGTTAGGAAGTTAATTCTGCGATATTGATGCACATATTGTTAGAAAAACAAGGCCGTTTGCAGACGCTATAGTAAAAAAACAAAGTTAAGGCAGTTGACCGCTGTGGGTTCTAAAGGGTTAACCAACTAACCAAGGATTTAAACTTAACCTTGCATAATCCCCTAGACGCAGTTGCACCGTTAAAAACAAACTAAATTGTcacaagaaactagctccctggtatacagaaaatacccgagccgtAAACCAAGTTTCCAAAAATTGGAAAggaaatggcgctccaccaaaTTGGAAGTCTTCCAACTAGCTAGGAAAGTACCGTGCAATATCGAAAATCCCTCACTGCAGCTCGATCACCCTATTTGATAGTGTtgaaaagctaactaaaaagcagcattccttcCCCAAGTGAGAACTgccttcacttcagcagtgatgaattcattaaCTTCTTAGAGGAAAGCAccctgatcattagaaaacaattAGCCCATGACTCCTCTTTGTATTtgcgtatttctccaaaactCAGTTGTCCCAAGTCCGCACAGAACAGCCAGGACCTCGGATCAATTTAATCCTGTGTCATTTTGACACATTCacaaaaatagtcatggcctctaaaccttattccaactaaactactgaaagagctacttcctgtgcttggccctactatgttgaacataataaacggctccctagCCTCCAGATGtataccaagctcactaaaagtggcagtaataaagcctctcctgaaaaagccaaacctttaacccccaaaatatattttaaaaaatatataaagaaaTCTGACTATATCAACTCTCATTCCTCTAAAAATGTTTTGAAAAATCTGTTACTCAGCAACtagctgccttcctgaagacataATTCATACGAAACcatccagtctggttttagacaccATTATACTACTGAAACTGcccttgtgaaggtggtaaattacctaaCGGCATCTGACCATTAGAAGGCTCTGCGTCTGTCCTTGTGTACCTAGACCTTAATGCCGCTTtcgacaccatcgatcaccacattcttttggaaagATTTGAAACactaattggtctacatggacaggttcttgcctggtttagatcttatctgttggattgatatcagtttgtctctggatGGTTTGTCCACTGGCAAATCAATGGTaagttttggtgttcctcaaggttctgttctATGACCACTACTGTtttcactatatacacacacagagtatATCAAGCATTAggcacaccttcctaatattgagttgcacctcaccccccctttgcctcagaacagcctcaatctgtcaggaatggactctacaaggtgtcaaaagtgtttcacagggatgctggcccacgttgactccaatgcttcccacagttgtgtcaaattggctggatgtcctttgggtggtggtctattccattcttgatacacaggaaacttgtgtgaaaaacccagcagcgttgcagttcttgacacaaaccagtgcgcctagcacctactaccatacccagttcaaaggcacttaaatctgaaCTCATGAGAGGCTGCAGTTGCTCTGGGTCTGCTTACCCACATTCTTTTATTTTAgagttcatttcctgcaattatacacatttaGTCATAGCATGATgcaaaatgtttgcagtttttaatgatatctgagtgagactaaCTTAGAAAATCAATGGGGGTCCTCGGCAGGTAATTCAACCATGATAACAATattagatagctggccgctaaaCTAATTTAGTCatctaaaaaatgttagctgacatgggctaattgactgaCTATCAGTGATTGACATAACAAGAGTAAAACTCCtgatttcgaaattgcaccttgtgtagtCAGTCTACTAATCTAGATTGCAACGGTAAATTGAGACCCTGATTTAGTCAGTGGAAATGGATCTGAGGGCTTTCAAAAGGAGaaccgccagttgcccatccctgctttaACGACTTTAAAGCACTGATACTGAGGCAAAGTTACCTGAAAAAAATCACATGGGCCCATTGATGTGTGGCATGTTTTGGTCACGGAGTACAAAAAATGCCCAGCTACAACTGTAATTGTAATCTGTAACCAATCAGTGTTTCCGTGAGTATATCTTGCAATATTAGCACTTACATTGTTTAGAAATGTCTATGGATTTGTCTTACACGGACCAGCCGAAACAAAACGAAATCGATGTAGGCCTAACAAAGACAAGTGACGTTAACGTTATAGGCTATTTACTTACCGACTGTCGTTACTAAAGTGTTGGCGAAGAACAAAGAGGAAGCCAAGTCCCAATTAGAACTCGCAGAAGAATTCGGAAGGATAGAAATCCCATACTGATTGGCTTGTAAAACTCTCTCCAAGAAGTTTTCAAGTGATGTTGCATTGACGCAACTTTGGTTGAGAAACTCTTCTTTCAGGACTTGTATGTCTCTTTTTAGTTTGTCCTCCACCGGCCGTTCGATGATGGAGAAAACGAACGCTCCAAACAACAGATACGCAACATAGAACAGTATAAAACCTGTAAGCAGTATCCAAGATTTGTACCACGAAGACATTTCCCCTATTTTTCTGCTTTCAATGTCATCCACCAAACTGTGACTTTGTAGCCTACTTCCCTGCCTCCGTCCACTCAAGTTTTACGTGTCGGCAGTCCTCCAACCCACTGTTACAATTTTGACAAGGATGTGTAAACGCCTAGAACTCTGCAAATAAACATGTTGAGAAATACACTGCTCCCTACTGTTCCTCATGATAACAGCATGTTCTTAGTCTTTTACGTTATATTTATATCTGCAATAATGTGAACGTTTCAATCACCTGAATAAACCCCAGAAAATAATCCAAGAGCTGAAGCAGAAACAGTTAGGTGAGCTACAACACATTTCCTTTTCTGCCCCCCTTCATTACCCTTTTCTCTTTGGCGTTTACAAGACTGGATAAGGAAAATATAGGGAAAAGGCTCAAACAGGTGAAACTATAGACCAAATGATCCAGTTAGTCTCAGATCTGTGAACACTAAAGTGAAGACCTATGGGGCGGGCCAAAAAGGAactagagtatactgcctcactCTCCTAGTTTCATATGTACATAATGGCTTCATATAGTTGTTATTGCAGACAGAGATTGCTTTGCCTTGAGCTTTTATGTAAAACTAATACATGTGATTAGGGGAGCCATCGTGTCACATGCTGCAGCTGAAGAAAATAGTAACACCAGGAAATGTTTTTCTTCTTGCCAACCATGCACTGAACTATACCAGGGCAATGTGCACAGTGCGCATTAGGCAAACAAACTTGACTTTATTTGATAGCTTGCCAAAAGGTCATCTAAGGCCACTTGCATATTTTCACTTTAACACAATCAATGCCACAATATCTGGTGAAAATAGATTCTCTGACTCAGCAACTTCCTATTAACCAATTCAGCACTACTGACAGCCACAGATTACTGCATTTGGGGCCCTGGGGAACCTACCTTTTTTTAGGAAAACAGCTAACTTActgcatttcaacacattttgccatggtgcaGAGAAAAAAAATAGCTGTTTTATAATGCTATACATTTTATCATGAGGCTGAGgtaattttgcagttttaaagctaatttcctgtttTTCTACATATTGTGCCATGGGAAAAAGAGAAGAATGTGCTGTTTTACAGCTCATCTCATGCTATTCTTCACAGTTTGCCATGAAGCTGAGAGGAAATTGTGCAGTTTTAAAGCAGATTTCCTGGAGGTCATGGACCCCAGGTCACTTGTCCTGCGTGACTGATCGGTAATCTGGCCCTGGCCACAGACCAAAATCTTGTACATGACCTCCTTTTGGGCCCCTTACCTGTCATCATCATACATGGGAGACGTCACAAATGTGCCATTCTGATAGGGGGCATTCTTGGCCACAAGGTTAGAGTGGGTAATGAACTGAGAATAGCATTGCTCTGTCAGTTTTCCTCATTAGCAGTCTTAGGTAATGACTTGAaggctttgcacagtcttgccaGTGGTTACAGCTAATTGTGTGCTAATTCAAAGTATGTCATTAGCTGTAACCACtggcaagactgtgcaaagcctTCAAGTCATTTGCCAGTGTGGTTGCCTTTTGACCCATTAAACTTTTTTGTAGCGCCGTAGACCATTCTAATTGactaacagtgtaggttccgtccctctcttcgccccaacccgggctcgaaccagggacccttgcacacatcaacaactgacaccccacgaagcatcgttacccatcgcgccacaaaagccgcggcactacttcaagtctcagagcgagcgaCGTCACTGATgaaaatgctattagcgcgcaccaccgctaactaactagccatttcacatcggttacactcacccccccttttgacctcctccttttccgcagcaaccaatgatccgggtcacggcaccaatgtaacagtgtaggttccatccctctcttcgccccaacctgggctcgaaccagggacccttgcacacatcaacaactgacaccccacgaagcatcgttacccatcgcgccacaaaagccgcggcccttgcaacacaaggggaacaaccacttcaggtctcagagcgagtgacatcactgattgaaacgctatttgcgcgcaccaccgctaactaactagccatttcacatcggttacatgtagCTTGTAGAGTACTATTTTCtcccctttcttttgttgtttgctGTATTGGTTTATAGTGAGTATTGCGTCAAACACCCAAATAAGATGACTGTTTAGGTACTTAAAAAACTATACAGTATATCATAACATTAGCAAAAGCTTTGAGGATGGAAAACAGCAATCAACGTATCATTTTATTACATCAATTAACAAGTTGACTATCTATTTTTATCAATTTGAACAACTCAGAAAATCTGTATTTTTCTTGAGGAATACATATTATGTACAAATGACAAACATTCACTACATTTTCTGTAGGCCTAGTGAGTTGCCCTGGGTTACCCACAAACAACAATCAATAGAGAAACAAATAGAATCTAAACATGACTTGACTGCTTTTTGTGATCTAAAACAAACGTGTACGGGTAAAATAACACGTTTTCTCTTTGCCAGCACAAAACAACTGTATTCTGACAGCCAGAAACACCCCAATTTAAATGTAATCATTTCAGTAAACATGGTAATTATTTACTATGATAATAAGAAAAGGAGCTGTGATCCATGTGAGCTCCAATGTTTGCTAAATCTACAGTATATTCTGCTCCAGAGTTGTCACCGGCACGTTTGAGCCAGATCACGTGACAGGAGAGGATAgtatgtgtttgttgtttgtgtccatgtcagtgtgtgtgtgagaaagagggtgggagtgaacaaagggggggtagGGGTATAGACATCCACTTCTCCGGACAAACACTAATTACTTTAACATTTCCTATAGTCCATAAGAATAAGATTTATAAGAATGTTAACATTTGCATGTATTTTAAAAATATCTGTGAGACAAAAATTACAATTAGTGCTTCATTTTATCAAATTTGTCACAGGTATGCATCGGTGATCTAACTCCAGAGAAGGTAAAGCAAAACAGGGCATTATTAAGGGTCACCATATAGTCAGGTGGTCCAGTCGGCCCAAGGAGAGCATCCTCTGAGTTCTGAATCTTGTGAAATGTTTAGTTATTTCTCCCCATGGAGATGAAGACTGTGTCCCATTAGTGGTTTGGcatggacaggcataaaaaaggCTAAATGTGTTGTTGAAGGTCAGGGAAAGTGGACATTTTGGTTATTCCATGATGTTCTTGTTGACATACGATAAACGTCTCTTCCCACAGGCCTGTGCATGCTGACTGGACGAGGGGAGGCCAAGACAGGGACTGTAGTTGGCTGCTCGGTGCCCAGTCATATTTTCCTGCAGAGGTGAATAAATGATAACTCTTCTAAATTGACAAACTTTACATCAATTTACATGAACTGTAGTCAGTTGTTATCTGAGTGCCAGTGCAGAGAACAGTCAAATGACTATGCCATACTATGATGCATGACCCATTATACATTCTATGATTATAGGCACTTCAGTTTGGTTTAACATGCTGTAGCATTTGTCATGGTGAGCCTTATGTTAAAAAGCTATACTAACATAAGATTAGGCTGTATCATTTCAGCCTCATAATATGAAACAGTGTAGGCCTGTTATTACTTTTAACAGCCCATTACACTGATTACAGATGATAATTCTCACCGTGTTACACTGGTCCAAATGTAGCGACTGTAGAAGACGTTCACGGGAAACAGCATTTGCCCTCTTATATTTCAAGCCAAACATCTTGTTCAAGTCATGGAACCCATCGAGTAAGCTACAAGACAAACACAGATATGTAAAGTAAATGAATGGCAGATGTAAGCACCACAGTTATGAATAACACCACAGCCTATTAAATAATTGTGAATCTATCACTAAACCAATACTGATTCAGTGCGTGAAATATTGTCTAATATGCAGCTCATCTCTGGTCATGGGTTCAAACAGTAGGGTAATTGTTCGGTGGTGGTGACATTTCATGCTATCTCTGGCGCTATCTTGAAGGTCATAAtttcttccactagatggcaatatataacaactatgtcagaatGTTCCTTATCGTTAATTATAAAACTGTCTAGATTATGCTTCTAACTGATTTAAAATCCGAGCTGAAAGGAAATATAAGTAGGATTTTCTGCTAATACAGGATCAAACTTCCAAATCATTCCTTGAGCTGGATTTTAATAAAATATCATTATGGTTTCTTGACCCACTTACCCATGATCCTCTGCAAAGCTTTCATGATCCAAGACGCCTCTGAGGAGCTGGCTGAGTGTGGGAACAGCATCACGATCATACGGGGGAGAAGACAGTGACGGGAAGGCCTCCACAAACACTTTGTTCTGAAAGATGGAAATAatggaaaatgaagaaaaaatgtgTATGTCTATCATTTCCAGTCAGTCCCATGGACCATGTACTCCTGGAGATATAAGAATATGCAATAAATTGACTCCTTGTCTTTTGTAGTCACTTCTGAGGAAAGCTGGAAAGATTTAAAGGCCTACCACATTTTGCGTGGCAGAGAATCTGCCCCTTGTCTCCTCCACAGCATTTGTGGGCCACCACTGTTCTCTTGTGTCTTGCCCTTCTCCCGCTGTATCCTTTGGGAAGGCTGTCCAGGCATCCTCTGATTGTTGGAATGAGCTGTCTGTCCAACCTGAGGTCCAATGGGTAGACTCATTGGTGATATAATGGTTTTCAAGTGCAGCATGGAAACATTAAGAAGGCATCTGAAATGAATCATTAGACACTAGCTAGATTCTATTGATTCTATATGATCTGTATTCCATGCACTGAGTCGACCTTAAAGTGCAGGGACCTGGTGTATGCTCCAAATAGACAGATATTTAGCATGCTGTCCTCATTCAAATGGCAACAAATAGTCATTTTTTGGTAGTTGACctgtttttttccccttctatAATCTGACAACTATTTTTGAAACTTTGATTTATACACCTTGGTTAAAAGTCACTGCAAGTGCCATTGCTTTAACTGACATATGACATAATCATGACAACAACAATGATTAGACCTTTGTTATTACCATTAGACACTAATGATTGGGAGTTTTGTCTTTGCATGATGTTTGAGGTTAAATGGGGATGGAACATTGGGATGGATGGGCTGTCACCCTGCATGGTCTCTCCCAATCACAGAGGAGCTGCCTGCCCGGGTCTCTGTCTCTTTAAACATGGAACCCCATGTCCTGAGGCTAACACGCCTTACATCCCAAAGCAGAGAGCACTAGCACTACCTTCACATGAGTTTGGGAGAGGGCCCTCAAGAATCCAGGTCAGACCAGACTAActgattatttattttatttaacctttatttaaactaggcaagtcagttaagaacaaattcttatttacaatgacggcctaccccagccaaacccggacaacgctgggccaattatgtgccgccctatgtgactcccaatcacggccggttgtgacacagcctggactcaaaccagggtctgtagtgatgcctctagcactgagatgcagtgccttagaccgctgcgccactcgggcatTGGGAGCAACGTGTCTACATGAGTTACCGCTACTGTTCACATCAGAGCTCTTTGTGGTTTTCAAAAACCTTtccatgttctgctgttactgCTGCCTCTGTCACATTTGCATAATCTAACTGGAGCATGTGATAGTCATTAGACGtttctgttatgtgtgtgtagtgtctggatGTCTTTAAAAAGAGCTCCTGTCACATTTCTGAGGTGCCATAGACTGGGGACTTACCAACACTCTCACTTTTCCAAGAAGGCACTAGGGATGATGCAGTGAAGCTGTCGTCCCCGGGTGTCTGCTCCTCTGCCTGCATGAAAAGCCCAAAGTCATCCTCCCCCTCTGGCCCCCCATTCAGGAACCCCCTGTTGGAGGCCACCTTGCTCTCGTCCAGGCCCCTCTTCCACTCCTGCTCCCCTGGGCTCCGTAGCAGAGGCACCAGAGCCCCACCTCCAGCATCTGTTTGCCCCCCATTCGGAGCAGGGAGGCCTGTTGCCATGGCTCTTGAGGAGACCGGATTAGGCAGCGAGTGTGTGACAGAGGTAGCAGGGCCAGCAACAGCAGAGCCTTGTAAAAGGGAATTAAATTGCCTAGTCCCTGTCTTCCTCCACCCTACTACGGCCTCTTCAGTTAGGTTAGCTGGTAAATCTGAAAAGCACCTCTCTTCCATCCTACATGTCTCCTCGGACTCATGGTCCTCCGTTGCCCAGTGAGGCCCTCGCTCAGTTCTCTGGGATATGATGTCTCCCCTTACCAGCCTGGCCTCATCGTCTGTGCTCCTGACCTCAGGCAGTATCTCTCCATGCTCCCCACAGAGCTCCCTAATTGCTGGTGCTGTTGACTggatcccctcctccccctctatctcctcttCCTCACAGACGCCATGTACAGATTCCTGTAACCCTTCTTTATCCACTGCCACAGGATCTTTTTCTTCTGGCTGACATTTCTCACAAAGCTTATTGTATTGACTATCTGATTTAGTTTCCTGATTTATCTGACCATAGCCAGTCTCATCAGAAGCAGTAGAAATGCTGCCCTCTACTGGTGTGGGTGGTTGAGTGGAGCAGTCTTTGAGGCAGCTTCTCTCAGAGCAGCAGTGGCTCTCTGAGGTTCGAACATCGATCCACCTGTTGGGCAGGTTCCCCTCAGCTATCTCCCCGGTCCCCCTTAGCCTCTCTGAATCACACTCTGCAGACTTGATATGATCCACAAACCCAATCACAGCACCCATCACGCCATCAAAGTCTTCCACATGTCTTATGATACCACTGGCCACATCGTTGCCTCCAGTATGTATGTCTTTATCCCATAGTTTGTCCTGGAAGTGCTCCTTGTTGAGAGAAGTTTCAGGATGCAGcccctcctgtgtgtgtgcgctgtcTGGCTTTCCCCGGTCCCCAACGTCACTGCTGCAGTTTTCTGGGTCAGCATTGTCTGGAGGCAGGCAGGAGTCACAGGGCTTTGACCGGGTGAGACCAGTGCCATCCAGCACTTTCCCCTCCTCCTTAATCCCCTCCACACCGCAGCTgaactggtcctgctcacatacAGAGGCAGCTTCCCTCGGACCCCCGCTgctcccctgccctcctctccgCCCGTGACACTGGGTGCAGGTCTTGGTCTGAGCGTGACTGCATTTGGGGCTTCTAGTACTCCCTCGGTCTTGTTTTCCACTCGGAGTGTCCTGACCAGCTGTGGGAAACTCCCCTTTGTCCCTGCTTTCCTGGCTCCCTTCCAGGGTATGCTCGCCAGCATTCTCCCTGTTCCGCAATGTTCTCCCCTGGATGGAAACCACAGGCTTGCAGGATGTCCTCCACCTCTGGGCTGACCTCGATTTGACCTGGTACGACCCCAAGGGCCCTCCCATATCCCGCACCCCCATTTTCCCCACCGTGGAGGAGTCCCTGACCCCTCCCACTTTATCCCTCAGCCAGCTGCCCACCAGCGTGGAGGGGGACTGAGGGACCAGACCTTGAGTGCAGGGCCTTGGGCTGCCTGTGGAGTAGAGGCACCTTCCACCCTCCGTCTTGAGGAACAGACAGCTTGTCTGAGTCTGACCACCTCCCTCAGAGGCCTTCAACGTGGCCACAGTCACCAGTGCCCCCAGGCCTGTCTGTCTGGGGTTGGAGGCATAGTTGGAGTCCAGCGGTAGCCCCAGACCATAACCCAGCCTGCCCCACTGTCCCACTGGGTAGACATCTGCAGGCCTGGGGCACGTTCCTTGGGACCTGGGGGGAGGTGCTGCCCTCCTGCGGTTCTTGGAGCACGCAGCCCAGGCCCGAAGGCCCTTTACTAAGGGCATGTCCCCAAGCTCCAAGCGTCTGGTGAAGGGAAGATTGCTTTTTTGGCACTTCTGCAGCACCTCCCTGGGGGAGCCAGACATCTCCAGGCATGGGTAGTTGTTGTTATTGTTCTGCTGGATCATTGTTGCAGCCTTCAGATGATTAAGATAGTATCAAAAATATTCGCTAATGTGCAATCTTCAAACTTCTATGTACCTTAACAAGGAGGCTTCAACGCATGAAGAATAGACACTCAAAGTAATGACGCGCAGTGTATTTCTGAGTAATATTCAGTGACAGTGCTGTCAACAGCGTTCTCCATCCAGATACGCAGCTTCAGAGTATTTCTATCAACGGGTGTCAGGCATGTAAACCAATTCAGTTTACCTAAACAAcctagaggagaaacaaacatttGATCAGATATATAATTGAAAACATGATACAATACCTCATTTCATTTTGGAAAGGACGTTACTGTACAAAGACTCTCATAATCAAATAAAGCTACAAATCAATATCCGCTAGAGCCCACACGAGAGATTGAATGGCTGGCATTGTGTGAGAACCATGTAGCGATCCTCTCACACAATCTTAACTACCCACTTTGATTGGTGTTTCGGGGCTCAATCAAATGTTTATTTGTTCATATTGTATGTGCTCATGTTCATGTAAAATGTATAGTTCTAGTGGACATTATCATGATATATTATGAAGTGGAGGTTCTTGACCAAACCAAAAAATGTAATTCATATAGGCCATAGTAAAtagtgtacagtaggctatatgGGTGATGCATGTATGATTAGCCCAGAAACAGTTGTAATTGACTATGCTGCGCAAACGGTCATTCCATATGCATCAATTGTTTCAAAGCCTACCAGTATGAATATTTAATAAGGAAGGTGCCTACTCAGACAATAAAATCATCATCGGGGTACCCAAAACAGTCACAATATTTTTCGATTTTAAAGGACGCTGTTTAAATCGCAACCACAGTTCAATATTGTCATCATCGTCCTTGCTTGCTTCTCTTACCATTTCATACTCAGATTCTCCGAGCTAGACGTTGCCAGACATCTAATTGCTGTTGGATGTAGTCTGCTTGACGTTAACCTTCATTTCATAATTGTCGTATTTGACTCGCGTCTGTCTGTAGGATCATTTTATGCGTCTCCCACGAACACGACTCCATGAGCATCGACCGACGAGGGTTTATTTAGGCTACTATACATACATTTAAAGGTGGAAAAGGTCCCCTATACCTGCATCGAAGTCAAAAGGCtgttttaaaaataaaatcaTATTTTTCTGTGAGTCTCTTTGCTCATCTTATTCGAGCCAGTCAGCAGACGCATCCTTACCGCAGTAACCTACCGTGCGTGCACCCAGCAACTAGAATGTCGGCGGCGAGCTACTTGCATCCCACTCACACGTAGCCTACGCAGCATCGCATCATCGCTGTAGCCCACTCTTGAGGTATGCCGCGTTCACGTTCCAGTCGGAA
This genomic window contains:
- the LOC106612702 gene encoding uncharacterized protein, producing the protein MIQQNNNNNYPCLEMSGSPREVLQKCQKSNLPFTRRLELGDMPLVKGLRAWAACSKNRRRAAPPPRSQGTCPRPADVYPVGQWGRLGYGLGLPLDSNYASNPRQTGLGALVTVATLKASEGGGQTQTSCLFLKTEGGRCLYSTGSPRPCTQGLVPQSPSTLVGSWLRDKVGGVRDSSTVGKMGVRDMGGPLGSYQVKSRSAQRWRTSCKPVVSIQGRTLRNRENAGEHTLEGSQESRDKGEFPTAGQDTPSGKQDRGSTRSPKCSHAQTKTCTQCHGRRGGQGSSGGPREAASVCEQDQFSCGVEGIKEEGKVLDGTGLTRSKPCDSCLPPDNADPENCSSDVGDRGKPDSAHTQEGLHPETSLNKEHFQDKLWDKDIHTGGNDVASGIIRHVEDFDGVMGAVIGFVDHIKSAECDSERLRGTGEIAEGNLPNRWIDVRTSESHCCSERSCLKDCSTQPPTPVEGSISTASDETGYGQINQETKSDSQYNKLCEKCQPEEKDPVAVDKEGLQESVHGVCEEEEIEGEEGIQSTAPAIRELCGEHGEILPEVRSTDDEARLVRGDIISQRTERGPHWATEDHESEETCRMEERCFSDLPANLTEEAVVGWRKTGTRQFNSLLQGSAVAGPATSVTHSLPNPVSSRAMATGLPAPNGGQTDAGGGALVPLLRSPGEQEWKRGLDESKVASNRGFLNGGPEGEDDFGLFMQAEEQTPGDDSFTASSLVPSWKSESVGWTDSSFQQSEDAWTAFPKDTAGEGQDTREQWWPTNAVEETRGRFSATQNVNKVFVEAFPSLSSPPYDRDAVPTLSQLLRGVLDHESFAEDHGLLDGFHDLNKMFGLKYKRANAVSRERLLQSLHLDQCNTENMTGHRAANYSPCLGLPSSSQHAQACGKRRLSYVNKNIME